The following are encoded together in the Schistosoma mansoni, WGS project CABG00000000 data, chromosome 5 unplaced supercontig 0195, strain Puerto Rico, whole genome shotgun sequence genome:
- a CDS encoding Nuclear receptor coactivator 2 (NCoA-2) (Transcriptional intermediary factor 2) (xTIF2), putative, with protein sequence MTASPEQVDNSFQSIPESETHFRSGNLALSHLDDVIDSVVSEAIEYADKPPEERTLPKLIRKAPPPPRVRPPLNMGEFNQGRNFATPNGLNQMPFLAGGNQFQQKLNEQFPTMVPFNTGQAATAAAAAAAAAQQQLLMQYNGQYPAQQQQQQQQQPQQRQQQQQQQYSQAAHFQALQNQQAQYQAVNAAALAQMQQLQRQQMQRQQQQQQQMSTPNRHMLYSASGSPPISPAVISNSPGSQQQQALASAQQQLHQLYAAAHQLPGMMQTFPPNQGQQQSSIQQTIQAQQPQVQQQQVCNQRVWTNAEQLQAAQQQQQQQLAVAAAAAAAAFNPNSVQQQYMQQQQQQPSPQQQQPNQAAQQRMTNDFQTYAYQH encoded by the exons ATGACAGCCTCCCCTGAGCAAGTGGACAATTCATTTCAGA gTATTCCGGAATCTGAAACTCATTTCCGAAGTGGAAACCTTGCACTCTCTCACTTAGATGATGTCATCGATTCTGTAGTTTCTGAAGCTATTGAGTACGCTGATAAGCCACCGGAAGAACGAACGCTCCCCAAATTAATCCGTAAAGCTCCACCACCTCCACGTGTTCGGCCACCTTTAAATATGGGAGAATTTAATCAGGGGCGTAATTTCGCCACACCTAATGGTCTAAATCAAATGCCATTTCTAGCTGGTGGTAATCAATTTCAACAGAAACTTAATGAACAGTTTCCAACCATGGTCCCTTTCAATACCGGTCAAGCTGCTACAGCAGCAGCGGCGGCAGCAGCAGCAGCTCAACAACAATTACTAATGCAATACAATGGTCAGTACCCggctcaacaacaacaacagcaacaacaacaaccgcAACAACGTCAgcagcagcaacaacaacaatactCTCAAGCTGCACATTTCCAGGCTCTACAAAACCAACAAGCTCAATATCAGGCAGTAAATGCAGCTGCATTGGCCCAAATGCAACAGTTGCAACGTCAACAAATGCAG CGCCAGcagcaacagcaacaacaaatgTCTACCCCTAATCGGCATATGTTATATTCAGCATCGGGTTCCCCTCCTATTAGTCCAGCGGTTATATCAAATTCCCCAGGATCGCAACAGCAACAAGCTTTAGCTTCTGCACAACAGCAGTTACATCAGTTATATGCAGCTGCTCATCAGTTACCCG GTATGATGCAAACGTTCCCTCCGAATCAAGGACAACAACAATCAAGCATTCAACAAACTATACAAGCTCAACAACCTCaagtacaacaacaacaagtatGTAATCAACGCGTCTGGACAAATGCTGAACAACTTCAAGCAGCTCAAcagcaacagcaacaacaattGGCGGTTGCAGCAGCTGCTGCCGCAGCGGCGTTTAATCCCAACTCAGTACAACAACAGTATATGCAACAGCAACAGCAACAACCTTCACCCCAACAACAACAGCCGAATCAAGCAGCTCAACAACGTATGACAAACGATTTTCAAACCTATGCCTATCAACATTAA